From Pseudomonas sp. LS1212, the proteins below share one genomic window:
- a CDS encoding AI-2E family transporter — translation MITNDRLLVQILLLALLGAGLWVMAPFISALLWGAILAFASWPLMRLLTRWLNGREALAAGLLTALWMLLVALPLVWLGFNLADHVRDATAFIRDVQVDGLPEAPTWLGGIPIVGPRLVEVWNTIDQRGAALMASVRPHLGQVGNWLLARSAQIGGGILELTLSLVFVFFFYRDGPRLAAFVLRLLERLIGERAGYYLDLVAGTVQRVVNGVIGTAAAQAVLALIGFLIAGVPGALVLGIVTFLLSLIPMGPPLVWIPATAWLAWKGEYGLAVFLGCWGTFIISGVDNVLKPYLISRGGNLPLVIVLLGVFGGLLAFGFIGLFIGPTLLAVAYSLLLDWSRSEAAGRQRP, via the coding sequence ATGATCACGAATGATCGCCTGTTGGTGCAAATACTGCTCCTGGCATTGCTCGGCGCCGGCCTTTGGGTCATGGCGCCGTTCATTTCGGCATTGCTGTGGGGGGCGATCCTGGCCTTTGCCAGTTGGCCGTTGATGCGCCTGCTGACCCGTTGGCTCAATGGCCGCGAAGCGCTGGCGGCCGGTTTGCTCACGGCATTGTGGATGTTGCTGGTGGCGCTGCCGCTGGTCTGGCTGGGGTTCAACCTGGCTGACCATGTCCGCGATGCGACCGCCTTTATCCGCGATGTGCAGGTCGACGGCCTGCCCGAAGCCCCGACCTGGCTGGGCGGCATTCCCATTGTCGGCCCCCGGCTGGTGGAAGTCTGGAACACCATCGACCAGCGCGGCGCGGCCTTGATGGCCAGCGTCAGACCTCACCTGGGACAGGTCGGCAACTGGCTCCTGGCCCGTAGCGCACAGATCGGCGGCGGCATCCTGGAGCTGACCCTGAGCCTGGTGTTCGTGTTCTTTTTCTATCGCGACGGCCCGCGGCTGGCTGCGTTTGTCCTGCGTCTGCTCGAGCGGCTGATTGGCGAGCGGGCCGGTTATTACCTGGACCTGGTGGCTGGCACCGTGCAGCGGGTGGTCAATGGCGTGATCGGCACGGCGGCTGCCCAGGCGGTGCTGGCCCTGATCGGTTTTCTGATTGCCGGGGTGCCGGGGGCGTTGGTGCTGGGCATCGTGACCTTCCTGCTCAGCCTGATCCCCATGGGGCCGCCGCTGGTGTGGATTCCGGCCACGGCCTGGCTGGCCTGGAAAGGCGAGTATGGACTGGCGGTTTTTCTCGGGTGCTGGGGCACGTTCATCATCAGCGGTGTGGATAACGTGCTCAAGCCCTACCTGATCAGCCGGGGCGGCAACTTGCCCTTGGTGATCGTGTTGCTGGGGGTTTTTGGCGGGTTGCTGGCGTTTGGCTTCATTGGCCTGTTCATCGGTCCGACCCTGCTGGCGGTGGCCTACAGCCTGTTGCTGGACTGGAGCCGCAGCGAAGCAGCGGGGCGGCAGAGGCCCTGA
- a CDS encoding DUF4892 domain-containing protein: MSAFIGVSGALRMTVLGLLLASPALSAAEGDLDLLRPLDAKVVDQRGPAPHERLYPLGSLRKISGQLRMEGQIDSRGQVSSITYELPPELKANDAFTAAREALQARGGYVLFWCQARECGESSLWINEIFNIPRLSGGDEQQAFLLLRKAEPAHNTLVALYSITRGNRKAYLHAEEFVADAPLGDLLPTAATILRELRSTRELDYPDLDGEPPKAWVTLLSRSLNLDSTLRVSLSGKQGEAWRQALVAAGVREARLEAGNQDVPGLHIELIR, translated from the coding sequence ATGAGTGCATTCATCGGAGTATCCGGCGCCTTGCGCATGACCGTCCTGGGCCTGTTGCTGGCCAGCCCCGCACTCAGTGCTGCCGAGGGCGACCTCGACCTGTTGCGCCCCCTGGATGCCAAGGTCGTCGATCAGCGCGGGCCTGCGCCGCACGAGCGCCTCTATCCGCTGGGTTCGCTGCGCAAGATCAGCGGCCAGTTGCGCATGGAAGGGCAGATCGACAGCCGTGGCCAGGTCAGCTCGATCACGTATGAACTGCCGCCCGAACTAAAGGCCAACGATGCTTTTACTGCCGCTCGCGAAGCGCTGCAGGCCCGGGGCGGCTATGTCCTGTTCTGGTGCCAGGCGCGAGAGTGCGGCGAAAGCAGCCTGTGGATCAACGAGATATTCAACATCCCACGCCTGTCCGGTGGCGATGAGCAGCAGGCCTTCCTGCTGTTGCGCAAGGCCGAGCCTGCGCACAACACCCTGGTCGCCTTGTACAGCATCACCCGTGGCAACCGTAAGGCATACCTGCACGCCGAAGAGTTTGTCGCCGATGCGCCGCTGGGGGATCTCTTGCCCACTGCAGCGACGATCTTGCGCGAATTGCGCAGCACCCGCGAACTGGACTATCCGGACCTCGACGGCGAGCCGCCCAAGGCCTGGGTCACCCTGTTGAGCCGTAGCCTGAACCTGGACAGCACCCTGCGGGTGAGCCTGTCCGGTAAACAGGGCGAGGCCTGGCGCCAGGCACTGGTGGCGGCGGGCGTGCGGGAGGCGCGGCTGGAGGCGGGCAACCAGGATGTGCCCGGACTGCATATCGAACTGATACGCTGA
- a CDS encoding dermonecrotic toxin domain-containing protein, with protein MTEQLPMTDEGVHEAFIKSKIPAWFSQAHPDAIEALHRSQVPRLVDGADGTLLAAQARSKRSRLAAARALDGFKGIVEFVEPLLLAGLKSRFGLEVDVNRHELAHFSAAPPYSGDVSKVQLLSRQSMMQAALRNFTGKEVFTANCGLAPKGAISIRAEIVNTDSDLVILDTNRVSTGTVSTDIIYSEKLGVAPGQFASLCRELDLGQAYQRHLDQVFARCGVAPAMIQANKDALAEQAHLARSQGHISDSAHGMLLALIAGQGTVTLDSQPVRCSGLELLGVALGDVLLIGPDPDGSDTEQRCIVYIPSDPNHPLKEYASRRGVTVYLRQQLYRPEYLKFFLRFVPRREQARVCRRYRVPESDLPKGIDVLVERPITGELFRALHERSVRKAKDDARVLVVPTADVDHEVWLEQVTHYLAMGLNVVNVAAFFVPGLGEVMMGVMGAQLMSDVFHGIEAWEAGELDEAAGYMQSLSLNIAFAAGLGIVGSHVAAALKPTAFIEGLERVELPDGRARLWKPDLGEYRQAIELPATLQPNALGQYAFEGKYYIRVEGGLYEQYNDPGIDRWRVRHPSDAQAYQPALEHNGQGAWRHAHERPLQWSRTRLLRRIGHSVDGLSDTELEQALQISAIHENVLRRMHVEGEPVPPLLADTLERMQIDRQVERLIGQIRRGEPIPANMTHPAALVVALPGWPVDGVLQVFHQAELRAEYGNALTGDGPRLKVSHAQLLRGELAQRLIDQMTEAQIIRLLGDGVGSQHNMRVQALRDRLADYAEQRRTAIFESVYNGPASVPDPQLTMLRERFPRLNGPLAQRLLGTVTAVERTQWTNSTIMPARLVSLATQLYDELPLARAYEGLHLPTLAQGDSDRLLLACLGRLPDWSSQVCLDLRGGQPTGPLLERLGSPGAPIKRVLVKSSKGFRAYDGYDKLHSLAPASIDNDLYKAILHALPDAQRDALKLGLHDSVLLKARVLSIAAGARGEAGKWLWSYRVSGWGESGRLRGGGGNQSHQQGAGGYPPAGAAASRHQQSYRELYPQASDTEVQAQFARWGEQGLAPRLEVLRLEGELHRLESDLARWAAGSIYRENAKTRIIEAWQRVSTGFTATGESTTLLLLDGRALQTQDLVDFPLLTADFAHVDELWLDVNALTEIPVAFTRNFPALQRVSANQNRLRSVPTGLNRERLTALDLSDNEIEWDDAAQTALADYTRLETLELSNNPLFTPPDLAALTRLRVIRLSSGAFSELPSGLEVLQAPSLVDLARNAIETLPDSVSNLPPAVAGALHLEANPLSEASQRLIEQYFADHSIDLLVSDVDYRFLLQDATPAQLAVWQRLRTPANLQFFRDLRYIVENDVFDIVPTTSRRRLWTILEWMDSNEEFRQQALGYMPKDLFDLELTVLIQRANLAAEPRQQTEQLLAVATNCIRVTRIDTQLQLLTQDAQDIDDETFEILGQLCFKQLATEPALALMQAPAAGEEVNVDQASAGSIELLTPQWFDQLRLRLLTLNAGSQQGLDALFAVNADDEPLLGFWRERLRERYQARFEQLRQALDDQLERAETTFNEGAYVTEANRLRTQFDVDNLALMRTLTREIFEGTVEQW; from the coding sequence ATGACTGAGCAACTACCGATGACCGACGAAGGCGTTCATGAGGCCTTCATCAAAAGTAAAATTCCCGCCTGGTTCAGCCAGGCCCATCCCGATGCAATCGAGGCCTTGCATCGAAGCCAGGTCCCACGCCTGGTCGATGGCGCCGACGGCACTCTGCTCGCCGCACAAGCGCGCAGCAAGCGCTCGCGCCTCGCAGCGGCGCGAGCACTCGACGGTTTCAAGGGCATCGTCGAGTTCGTGGAACCCTTGCTCCTGGCGGGCTTGAAAAGCCGGTTCGGCCTGGAGGTGGATGTCAACCGCCATGAACTGGCGCATTTCTCCGCGGCGCCGCCCTATAGCGGTGATGTCAGCAAGGTACAGCTGCTGTCTCGGCAATCCATGATGCAGGCCGCGTTGCGCAATTTCACGGGCAAGGAGGTATTCACCGCCAACTGCGGGCTGGCGCCGAAGGGCGCGATATCGATAAGGGCTGAAATCGTCAACACCGATAGTGATTTAGTCATCCTCGATACCAATAGAGTTAGCACCGGTACAGTCAGCACCGATATCATCTACAGTGAAAAGTTGGGGGTCGCCCCCGGGCAGTTCGCCAGCCTGTGTCGCGAGCTGGACCTGGGCCAGGCGTATCAGCGGCATCTGGACCAGGTCTTCGCCCGCTGCGGCGTGGCCCCAGCCATGATCCAGGCCAACAAGGACGCCCTGGCGGAGCAAGCGCATCTCGCGAGGTCGCAAGGGCACATCAGCGATTCGGCCCACGGCATGCTGTTGGCGTTGATCGCGGGCCAGGGCACGGTCACGCTCGATAGTCAGCCCGTGCGTTGCAGCGGTCTGGAACTGCTGGGCGTCGCCCTCGGCGATGTGCTGCTGATCGGCCCGGACCCCGACGGCAGCGACACCGAGCAACGCTGCATCGTTTATATACCGAGCGATCCAAACCACCCCCTCAAGGAGTACGCCTCGCGGCGCGGCGTAACGGTCTACCTGCGGCAGCAGTTGTATCGCCCCGAGTACCTGAAGTTTTTCCTGCGTTTTGTGCCCAGGCGCGAGCAGGCGCGGGTTTGCCGCCGCTACAGAGTGCCCGAGTCCGATTTGCCGAAAGGGATCGATGTGCTGGTGGAGAGGCCCATCACCGGCGAGCTGTTTCGCGCGTTGCACGAGCGCAGTGTGAGAAAAGCAAAGGACGATGCTCGCGTGCTGGTGGTACCCACCGCCGACGTGGATCATGAGGTCTGGCTCGAGCAGGTGACGCATTACCTCGCCATGGGCCTGAACGTGGTGAACGTCGCCGCGTTTTTCGTGCCCGGGCTGGGTGAGGTGATGATGGGGGTCATGGGGGCGCAATTGATGAGCGATGTCTTCCATGGCATCGAAGCCTGGGAGGCGGGCGAGTTGGACGAAGCCGCTGGCTATATGCAGTCGCTGTCGTTGAACATTGCATTCGCGGCGGGCCTGGGCATTGTCGGCAGCCATGTGGCGGCGGCGCTCAAGCCCACGGCATTTATCGAAGGGCTGGAGCGCGTTGAGCTGCCCGATGGCCGGGCACGCCTGTGGAAGCCGGACCTGGGGGAGTACCGGCAGGCCATTGAGCTGCCGGCCACACTGCAACCCAATGCCCTGGGCCAGTATGCGTTCGAGGGCAAGTATTACATCCGCGTGGAAGGCGGGCTTTATGAGCAGTACAACGATCCGGGTATCGATCGCTGGCGCGTGCGTCATCCCAGCGATGCCCAGGCTTATCAACCGGCGTTGGAACACAATGGCCAGGGCGCCTGGCGTCATGCCCACGAACGGCCGTTGCAGTGGTCGCGAACCCGGCTGTTGCGGCGCATCGGCCATAGTGTCGACGGCTTGAGCGATACAGAGCTCGAGCAAGCCCTGCAGATCAGCGCAATCCATGAGAATGTGCTGCGGCGCATGCACGTCGAGGGCGAGCCGGTCCCGCCCTTGTTGGCCGATACGCTTGAGCGTATGCAGATCGACCGGCAGGTGGAGCGCTTGATCGGGCAGATCCGCCGCGGGGAGCCGATTCCCGCGAACATGACCCACCCGGCGGCGCTGGTGGTGGCGTTGCCCGGTTGGCCGGTCGACGGTGTGTTGCAGGTGTTCCATCAGGCAGAGTTGCGGGCTGAATACGGCAATGCATTGACTGGCGATGGCCCACGGCTGAAGGTCAGCCACGCCCAGCTGCTGCGCGGCGAGCTGGCACAACGGCTGATCGACCAGATGACCGAAGCGCAGATCATTCGGCTGTTAGGTGACGGGGTAGGGAGTCAGCACAATATGCGTGTGCAGGCCCTGCGTGATCGACTGGCCGATTATGCCGAGCAGCGTCGAACCGCCATTTTTGAGAGTGTCTATAACGGCCCTGCGTCGGTGCCAGACCCACAGTTGACGATGTTGCGTGAACGTTTCCCGCGTTTGAATGGCCCTTTGGCACAACGGCTGCTCGGCACGGTGACCGCGGTCGAGCGCACGCAATGGACAAACAGTACAATCATGCCCGCACGGCTGGTGAGCCTGGCGACCCAGCTCTACGATGAACTGCCACTGGCACGTGCCTACGAAGGCCTCCATCTGCCCACGCTCGCGCAGGGCGACAGCGATCGCCTGCTGCTGGCGTGCCTGGGGCGGTTGCCGGATTGGTCGAGCCAGGTGTGCCTGGACCTGCGTGGTGGGCAACCGACAGGGCCGCTGCTGGAGCGGCTGGGTTCGCCTGGCGCGCCGATCAAGCGCGTGCTGGTCAAAAGCAGCAAAGGCTTTCGCGCCTATGACGGGTACGACAAATTGCACAGCCTGGCGCCGGCGAGTATCGACAACGACCTGTACAAGGCCATCCTGCATGCCTTGCCTGACGCCCAACGCGATGCACTCAAGCTCGGCCTGCACGACAGCGTACTGCTCAAGGCCCGCGTGTTGAGCATCGCCGCAGGCGCCCGAGGCGAGGCCGGCAAATGGCTATGGTCTTACCGCGTCAGCGGCTGGGGCGAAAGCGGGCGCCTGCGCGGAGGTGGCGGGAATCAGAGTCATCAGCAAGGTGCCGGCGGCTATCCACCTGCCGGTGCAGCGGCTTCACGCCACCAACAGAGCTACCGTGAGCTTTATCCTCAGGCATCGGACACGGAGGTACAGGCGCAGTTCGCTCGTTGGGGCGAACAGGGCCTGGCGCCGAGGCTGGAAGTGCTTCGCCTGGAAGGCGAACTCCATCGCCTCGAGAGCGATCTGGCCAGATGGGCGGCCGGGAGCATTTATCGCGAGAACGCCAAGACCCGTATTATTGAGGCCTGGCAGCGGGTTTCAACGGGGTTTACCGCGACAGGCGAGTCAACGACGCTGCTGCTTCTGGACGGTCGAGCGTTGCAAACCCAGGATCTGGTGGACTTTCCGCTACTCACTGCCGATTTCGCGCACGTGGACGAACTGTGGCTGGACGTCAATGCCCTGACGGAAATCCCGGTTGCCTTCACCCGCAACTTCCCAGCGCTGCAGCGCGTCAGCGCCAATCAAAATAGACTGCGAAGCGTTCCGACGGGATTGAACCGCGAGCGTTTGACGGCCCTGGACCTCTCGGACAATGAGATCGAATGGGACGACGCTGCCCAGACTGCACTGGCCGACTATACGCGCCTCGAGACGCTCGAACTGAGTAACAATCCGTTGTTTACGCCCCCTGACCTGGCGGCACTCACCCGATTGAGGGTCATTCGTTTGAGCAGTGGGGCATTCAGCGAATTGCCTTCGGGGCTCGAGGTACTCCAGGCGCCAAGCCTTGTCGACCTGGCCCGCAACGCGATCGAAACATTACCCGACAGCGTTTCCAACCTGCCGCCTGCGGTCGCCGGGGCGCTGCACCTGGAAGCGAATCCGTTGAGCGAAGCCAGCCAGCGCCTGATCGAACAATATTTCGCCGATCACTCGATCGACCTGCTGGTGTCCGACGTGGATTACCGCTTCTTGCTCCAGGACGCCACCCCTGCACAACTGGCTGTCTGGCAGCGCTTGCGCACGCCTGCCAACCTGCAGTTTTTTCGGGACCTGCGCTATATCGTCGAAAATGATGTATTCGATATCGTACCCACGACATCCCGTCGACGCCTCTGGACCATCCTGGAATGGATGGACAGTAACGAAGAGTTCCGGCAGCAGGCACTGGGCTATATGCCCAAGGATCTATTCGATCTGGAGCTGACGGTGCTGATCCAGCGCGCCAACCTGGCCGCCGAACCACGGCAACAGACCGAGCAGCTGCTGGCAGTGGCAACCAACTGCATTCGTGTGACTAGGATCGATACGCAACTGCAATTGTTGACTCAAGATGCCCAGGACATTGACGACGAAACCTTCGAAATATTGGGCCAGCTGTGCTTCAAACAGCTCGCCACGGAACCTGCCCTTGCGTTGATGCAAGCGCCCGCTGCCGGGGAGGAGGTCAATGTCGACCAGGCGAGTGCCGGCTCGATCGAGCTTTTGACACCGCAATGGTTCGACCAGCTGCGCCTTCGCTTGTTGACCCTGAATGCGGGGTCGCAGCAAGGGCTTGATGCCCTGTTTGCGGTCAACGCAGACGACGAGCCCTTGTTGGGATTTTGGAGGGAGCGTTTGCGCGAGCGCTATCAGGCACGTTTCGAGCAACTGCGCCAGGCACTTGATGATCAGTTGGAACGTGCCGAAACCACGTTCAACGAGGGTGCGTACGTGACCGAGGCAAATCGATTGAGAACACAGTTCGACGTCGACAACCTGGCTTTGATGAGGACCTTGACCCGGGAAATATTCGAGGGGACCGTGGAGCAGTGGTAA
- a CDS encoding DUF3077 domain-containing protein, whose translation MMKIVPDPPHTFIEKTVTTPFGSCDAGHAPLFAVRAGIHAEDALVHASLSLKCAMDIAHVACEHEGVRVSGLLWSTLHSIETAKALVDALLDGAQAPGPKK comes from the coding sequence ATGATGAAAATCGTCCCCGATCCACCCCACACTTTTATTGAAAAAACCGTCACCACCCCCTTCGGCAGCTGCGATGCCGGCCATGCACCGTTGTTCGCCGTACGCGCCGGGATTCATGCCGAAGATGCCCTGGTGCACGCCTCGTTGTCGCTCAAGTGCGCCATGGACATCGCCCATGTGGCTTGTGAACACGAAGGCGTGAGAGTCAGCGGGCTGCTCTGGTCCACCCTCCATTCGATCGAAACGGCCAAGGCGCTGGTCGATGCGTTGCTCGATGGGGCGCAGGCGCCAGGACCGAAGAAGTAG
- the kdpF gene encoding K(+)-transporting ATPase subunit F encodes MSILDGVSLLLAAGLFIYLLVALLRADRS; translated from the coding sequence ATGAGCATTCTGGACGGGGTGTCACTGCTGCTGGCAGCAGGGCTGTTCATCTATCTACTGGTTGCGCTGTTGCGCGCCGACCGCAGCTAG
- the kdpB gene encoding potassium-transporting ATPase subunit KdpB: MNMPIPVAKPADNKRSADVKEQPATAIAALWRPALVQAFVKLDPRQLKRSPVMLVVELTAILTTLLCLLPDPAVPTGVAVQIALWLWFTVLFANFAEALAEGRGKARADSLKAGSQGLNAMRRTTSGEYEVVPASSLRKGDVVRVVAGEMIPGDGEVIEGIAAVNEAAITGESAPVIRESGGDRSAVTGNTRLVSDWLLVKITANPGESTLDRMIALVEGAKRQKTPNEIALDILLIGLTLIFLLVVVTLQPFAHFANGNLPLVFLVALLVTLIPTTIGGLLSAIGIAGMDRLVRLNVIAKSGRAVEAAGDVHVLMLDKTGTITFGNRRCTAVLAAPGVSSKELAEGALLASLADDTAEGKSIVDYLRQLHSFAEPDAALLTPVAFSAETRLSGVDYQGRVYRKGAVDSVLAFIGMQRLEMPASLSREVDKIAQSGGTPLLVCAEGRLLGVIHLKDVVKPGIRERFAELRKLGIRTVMVTGDNPLTAAAIAAEAGVDDVLAEATPEKKLARIRQEQNDGRLVAMCGDGANDAPALAQADVGMAMNDGTQAAREAANMVDLDSDPTKLLDVVQVGKELLVTRGALTTFSIANDVAKYFAILPALFAAIYPQLGVLNVMHLASPQSAIVSAIVFNALIIVVLIPLALRGVRVRAASAAHLLRRNLLIYGVGGIVVPFVGIKLIDLLLNAVHLV, from the coding sequence ATGAACATGCCGATTCCCGTTGCAAAACCCGCTGACAATAAGCGTTCGGCGGACGTGAAAGAACAACCCGCCACCGCGATTGCCGCCCTGTGGCGACCGGCGCTGGTGCAGGCCTTCGTCAAGCTCGACCCACGTCAGCTCAAGCGCTCGCCGGTGATGCTGGTGGTGGAGCTGACGGCGATATTGACCACGCTGCTGTGCCTGCTGCCAGACCCGGCGGTGCCGACCGGGGTGGCCGTGCAGATCGCTCTGTGGCTGTGGTTCACCGTGCTGTTCGCCAACTTCGCCGAAGCCCTGGCCGAAGGCCGCGGCAAGGCCCGCGCCGACAGCCTCAAGGCGGGCAGCCAGGGGCTCAATGCGATGCGCCGCACAACGTCGGGTGAGTACGAGGTCGTCCCGGCGAGCAGCTTGCGCAAGGGCGATGTGGTGCGGGTGGTGGCCGGGGAAATGATCCCTGGCGATGGCGAGGTGATTGAGGGCATTGCCGCGGTCAACGAGGCGGCGATCACCGGTGAATCGGCGCCGGTGATCCGTGAGTCCGGCGGCGATCGTTCGGCCGTGACCGGCAATACCCGGCTGGTGTCCGACTGGCTGCTGGTGAAAATCACCGCCAACCCGGGCGAGTCGACCCTGGACCGGATGATCGCCCTGGTCGAAGGCGCCAAGCGGCAGAAAACCCCCAACGAGATCGCGCTGGATATCCTGCTGATCGGCCTGACCCTGATCTTCCTGTTGGTGGTGGTCACGCTGCAGCCGTTCGCCCATTTCGCCAACGGCAACCTGCCGCTGGTGTTTCTGGTGGCGCTGTTGGTCACGCTGATTCCGACCACCATTGGCGGCCTGTTGTCGGCCATCGGCATCGCCGGCATGGACCGGCTGGTGCGCCTGAACGTGATCGCCAAGTCCGGGCGGGCCGTGGAAGCGGCGGGGGATGTGCACGTGCTGATGCTGGACAAGACCGGCACCATCACCTTCGGCAACCGTCGTTGCACGGCGGTGCTGGCCGCGCCGGGCGTGAGCAGCAAGGAGCTGGCCGAAGGCGCGTTGCTGGCGTCGCTGGCCGACGACACCGCCGAAGGCAAATCCATCGTCGATTACCTGCGCCAGTTGCACAGCTTTGCCGAGCCGGATGCAGCGCTGCTCACCCCAGTGGCCTTCAGCGCCGAGACGCGCCTGTCCGGTGTCGACTACCAGGGCCGCGTGTACCGCAAGGGTGCGGTTGATTCGGTGCTGGCCTTCATTGGCATGCAGCGCCTGGAAATGCCGGCCAGCCTGTCACGCGAAGTCGACAAGATTGCCCAGAGTGGCGGCACGCCTTTGCTGGTATGTGCCGAAGGGCGCCTGCTGGGCGTGATTCACCTCAAGGACGTGGTCAAGCCGGGCATCCGCGAACGCTTTGCCGAGTTGCGCAAGCTGGGCATTCGCACGGTGATGGTGACCGGCGACAACCCGCTGACGGCGGCGGCGATTGCAGCAGAAGCGGGTGTCGACGATGTACTGGCCGAAGCCACGCCCGAGAAGAAACTGGCGCGCATTCGCCAGGAGCAGAATGACGGTCGTCTGGTGGCGATGTGCGGCGACGGCGCCAACGACGCCCCGGCCCTTGCCCAGGCCGACGTCGGCATGGCCATGAACGATGGCACCCAGGCGGCGCGCGAGGCGGCGAACATGGTCGACCTGGACAGCGACCCGACCAAGTTGCTGGATGTGGTGCAGGTCGGCAAGGAGCTGTTGGTTACCCGCGGCGCGCTGACGACTTTCTCCATCGCCAACGACGTGGCCAAGTACTTCGCCATTCTCCCGGCGTTGTTCGCGGCGATCTACCCGCAGCTGGGCGTGCTCAACGTGATGCACCTGGCCAGCCCGCAGAGTGCGATCGTGTCGGCGATCGTCTTCAACGCCCTGATCATCGTGGTGCTGATCCCGCTGGCCCTGCGCGGCGTGCGAGTACGGGCAGCGAGCGCGGCGCACCTGTTGCGTCGCAACCTGCTGATCTATGGCGTGGGCGGCATTGTCGTGCCCTTTGTGGGCATCAAGTTGATCGACCTGCTGCTCAATGCTGTGCACCTGGTGTAA
- the kdpA gene encoding potassium-transporting ATPase subunit KdpA, with the protein MHSYDYAVILAFFALVLLPAPWLGRFYYKVMEGQRTWLTPVLGPVERGCYRLAGVDAQQEQSWQKYTLALLAFNLAGFALVFAVLLLQGYLPLNPAQLPGQEWTLAFNTAVSFVTNTNWQAYSGEASVSYLSQMIGLTVQNFVSAATGLAVLVALCRGISRRSASTQGNFWVDMTRATLYGLLPLCLLLALFLVWQGVPQTLAQYAHAVTLQGADQVIPLGPAASQIAIKQLGTNGGGFFGVNSAHPFENPTAWSNLFELASIILIPVALVFTFGHYVKDLRQSRAIVACMLALFLIGGGTALWAEYQPNPSLNNPMVEQTAPLEGKESRFGTTATVLWSVTTTAASNGSVNAMHDSLNPLSGMVALVNMMVGEVIFGGVGAGLYGMLLNVLIAVFLAGLMIGRTPEYLGKKLQAREVQLLVATLLVMPVGVLVLSAIAASLPGPVAAVSNPGPHGFSQLLYAYTSASANNGSAFAGFGANTAFHNLMLGLGMLIGRFGYILPVLALAGSLALKKSAPVGLNSFPTHGPLFVTLLTVTILLVGGLTFLPTLALGPIAEHLSLGF; encoded by the coding sequence ATGCACAGTTATGACTATGCCGTGATCCTGGCCTTTTTCGCGCTGGTGCTGCTGCCCGCGCCCTGGCTGGGGCGGTTCTATTACAAGGTGATGGAAGGCCAGCGCACCTGGCTGACGCCTGTGCTGGGGCCGGTGGAGCGTGGCTGCTACCGGCTGGCCGGGGTCGATGCGCAGCAGGAACAAAGCTGGCAGAAGTACACCCTGGCGTTGTTGGCGTTCAACCTCGCAGGGTTTGCACTGGTGTTCGCGGTGCTGTTGTTGCAGGGCTACCTGCCCCTCAACCCGGCGCAGTTGCCGGGGCAGGAGTGGACCCTGGCGTTCAACACCGCCGTGAGCTTCGTCACCAATACCAACTGGCAGGCCTACAGCGGTGAAGCTTCGGTCAGCTACCTGAGCCAGATGATCGGCCTGACCGTGCAGAACTTCGTCAGTGCGGCCACGGGCCTCGCCGTATTGGTTGCCTTGTGCCGTGGTATCTCCCGGCGTTCGGCCAGCACCCAGGGCAACTTCTGGGTCGACATGACCCGTGCCACTCTCTATGGATTGCTACCCCTGTGCCTGCTGCTGGCGCTGTTTCTGGTGTGGCAGGGTGTGCCGCAAACATTGGCCCAATATGCCCATGCCGTGACCTTGCAGGGTGCCGATCAAGTCATCCCGCTCGGACCGGCCGCCAGCCAGATTGCGATCAAGCAACTGGGCACCAACGGCGGTGGATTCTTCGGCGTCAACTCGGCGCACCCGTTCGAAAACCCCACGGCCTGGAGCAACTTGTTCGAGCTGGCGTCGATCATCCTGATTCCGGTAGCGCTGGTGTTCACCTTCGGCCACTACGTCAAGGACCTGCGTCAGAGCCGGGCCATCGTCGCCTGCATGCTGGCGTTGTTCCTGATCGGTGGCGGTACCGCGTTGTGGGCCGAGTATCAGCCCAACCCGAGCCTGAACAACCCCATGGTCGAACAGACCGCGCCGCTCGAAGGCAAGGAAAGCCGTTTCGGCACTACGGCCACGGTGCTCTGGTCGGTAACCACCACCGCCGCCTCCAACGGTTCGGTCAATGCCATGCATGACAGCCTCAACCCGCTGTCGGGCATGGTCGCGCTGGTGAATATGATGGTCGGCGAAGTGATCTTCGGCGGTGTCGGCGCCGGGCTCTACGGCATGCTGCTCAACGTGCTGATCGCCGTGTTCCTGGCCGGCCTGATGATTGGCCGCACGCCGGAATACCTGGGCAAGAAACTGCAGGCCCGCGAAGTCCAGTTGCTGGTGGCGACCTTGCTGGTGATGCCGGTGGGCGTGCTGGTGCTCAGCGCCATCGCCGCCAGCCTGCCGGGGCCTGTGGCCGCTGTGAGCAACCCCGGCCCACACGGTTTCAGCCAGTTGCTCTACGCCTACACCTCGGCCAGCGCCAACAACGGTTCGGCCTTCGCCGGCTTCGGTGCTAACACCGCGTTCCACAACCTGATGCTGGGCCTGGGCATGTTGATCGGCCGCTTCGGCTACATCCTGCCGGTGTTGGCGCTGGCTGGCAGCCTGGCGCTGAAGAAGTCCGCGCCGGTGGGGCTTAACAGTTTCCCGACCCATGGCCCGCTGTTTGTCACGCTACTGACCGTGACCATTTTGCTGGTGGGCGGCCTGACCTTCCTGCCGACGTTGGCCCTGGGGCCGATTGCCGAACATTTGAGCCTTGGCTTTTGA